DNA sequence from the Candidatus Fluviicola riflensis genome:
AATTAAACCGGAAAATTGAGGAAGCACGAACACTGAGAATAAAATATGAGAGCACGCCCATTGTTCCGGAAGAGGAGTATTCCGGTCCGCGCTACGTCAACGAAAAAGTAAGTGGTATTCCCTACAAAGAATTGTTGAGTACTTATCCGTCACATGCGATCAATTGGAAAGGCATTACAACCGATCCGCAGGTATTGCTCGCGTATTTGGGATTGAATGATCCGGAACCGAAAGAAGAGCCAACCTCGCAAATTTCAGAGAAAGCGTCTAAAAAAGACATTTCTGCTAAGAAAACGCCTCCGGCAAAAGACAACACCATTATCTACGGCTTTATTTTCTTAACAATCTCAATGGTGATTCTTGTAATGACATTGTTTAAGCGGAAGAATAGGAATTAAGCGAATTGTAAATTGGAAGTTTCAAGGCATTCCTTCTTTTCAATTTTACATTTTCAATTTTCAATTGATTACATTTAAACCATGAAACAAATCTACTTCTCCCTTTTTATCGTTCTGCTGTTGGGATTGCCAACGCAGCTTTCGGCGCGTGATATTGTCTATTACACATTGGATAACAAAGGTGAGTCGCACAATGTCAACCGCGATTTGATTTCGTTTGAAACCAACATGAATCTGCCCACGGTTGAACATGAACTGAAGTATTACGGTGGCAGATTGATTACAAAACCAAGTCTGCAAACACTTACGGATTATGCGCTGAGACTCCTGCGTGCAGGAAAAACGACGGAAGCACTGGATGTTTTTAAAATGTTGTCGGCTAAATTTCCCAACGAACATGTGTTCCATGCTTATTTGTCAATGGCTTACGAATTGAAAGGGGATTACAAAAATGCTTTAAAGCACGCCCAAAAAGCACTGAAGCTTAATCAGTATACGCACCAGGAAACCGCATGGATCGACATAAAGATTCTCGAAGCAAGAATAGCGCTGCAAAAAAATCCCGACTACCTGAAGGATCATACTGTATTGTCATTAACGCCCGAACAGGAAAAATCGGAAAAAGTTGCCAAACAATTGATGATCCAGTTGAAAGAACGATTTCCGTTTTCTATAGCTGGCAATCCTATAATGGCTGATTTGATGCAGGATTTAGGAGATTGTTATGCCGAAACGAAATCATTTGAGTATGCGATCACATTCTACGAGATTGCAATGAATTATTGCGAATCAAAAGATCCGAAGCTTCGCGGGAAAATTAACAGTGCCCGCCAGTTGCGTCAGAAATATGCGAATACGGCTATTGTTCCGCTCGATCAACATTCAGGACCTGATTTCACCATAGTCAAAGTCACCAACGTCGATTACAGAGAACTGCTGTTGCGTTATGATGACCATACCATCGAATGGAGTAAGATTACGACCGACCCGAAAAAATTGATGTCTTATGTGAAATCCATAACTTCAACGACTACCGTTGTCGCTCAGGAAGTTGATCCGGCTGAAACCGAAGAAGAGAAAAACGATTCGAGTTTAGGGATTATTATTCTTATCGTAATGGCGGCGCTGATTCCGATAATAGTATACTTGAGGAAGAGAATGCTGAAATAATTTTAAATGTAAAATTGAAAATTGAAAAAGGGGGTCCATTATTCCATGTCGAATAACCCTTTTCAATTTTACATTTTCAATTTTCAATTGGAATTGTTTATAACCCTCCTTTTCATCTTCCAATTCTCTGTGTTCGTCTTGATAAACCTGTGATTTATCATGGATAATTCATTCGTTTTCAATTATTTAAAAGTTTATTAACAATCATCCGAAAAAAGAGCGTATCTTTGCACCGAATTTTAGATTTATATATGACCTTTAAAGAACTCGGGTTACGAGTTGAGGTTCTGCAGTCGATAGAAGCACTGGGTTTTGCAGAACCAACTCCGATCCAACAAAGTGCCATACCGCACTTACTCCAAACGGAAAGCGATTTCGTCGGACTCGCACAAACAGGGACAGGGAAAACAGCAGCATTTGGTTTGCCGCTAATACACAAAGTCACCGACCGACCTAAAGAAACACAAGGATTAATTATCTGCCCGACTCGGGAACTGTGTTTACAAATCTCCAAAGACTTAGAATCTTTCGCTCAGTTTGACAAGCAGATTTCTGTTGTTGCCGTTTATGGTGGTACAGACATTCGTCGTCAAATGTCGGATATCAAGCGCGGAGCTACTATTGTGGTTGCAACTCCAGGCCGTTTGGTCGACCTGATCAACCGCAAAGCTATTTTCTTGCAAAATGTTGAAACTGTTGTTCTCGATGAGGCCGACGAAATGCTCAACATGGGTTTCAAAGAAGATATCGATTTCATCTTGTCAGCAACTCCTGAAACCAAAAACGTTTGGTTATTCTCTGCAACAATGCCCAAAGAAGTGGCAGCCATTGCAAAGAACTACATGACCGATCCGTTGGAAGTTTCAATGGGACATAAAAACCAGAGTAACGAAAACATCGAGCACATTTACTATTCGGTAAAAGAGCGTGATCGTTACGATGCATTAAAACGTTTGATCGATGCCAGCCCGGAGATTTTCGGACTTGTTTTCTGTCGTACACGTAATGAAACAGCTACCGTTGCCGAGAAATTGGCGAAAGACGGTTACAGCGCTGAACCTTTACATGGTGATTTGTCGCAGGCAATGCGCGATCGTGTAATGGACCGTTTCCGTGAGCGTTCGATTCAACTATTGGTTGCTACAGATGTGGCTGCCCGTGGTATCGACGTTGACAACATCACGCACGTTATCAATTACAACCTGCCTGATGATATCGAGAATTACACGCACCGAAGCGGCCGTACAGCCCGTGCCGGTAAAACAGGTAAATCATTGGTGTTGATCAACACACGTGAATCTTACAAAATCAAAGCAATCGAACGTCAGATTCGTGTGACTTTCGCAGCAGCCTTGATTCCTGAAGCGGCTGAAATCTGTGGTATTCAATTGAATAAACTGATTTCGAAAGTAAAAGAGATCGAAGTAAAAGAAA
Encoded proteins:
- a CDS encoding ATP-dependent RNA helicase; translation: MTFKELGLRVEVLQSIEALGFAEPTPIQQSAIPHLLQTESDFVGLAQTGTGKTAAFGLPLIHKVTDRPKETQGLIICPTRELCLQISKDLESFAQFDKQISVVAVYGGTDIRRQMSDIKRGATIVVATPGRLVDLINRKAIFLQNVETVVLDEADEMLNMGFKEDIDFILSATPETKNVWLFSATMPKEVAAIAKNYMTDPLEVSMGHKNQSNENIEHIYYSVKERDRYDALKRLIDASPEIFGLVFCRTRNETATVAEKLAKDGYSAEPLHGDLSQAMRDRVMDRFRERSIQLLVATDVAARGIDVDNITHVINYNLPDDIENYTHRSGRTARAGKTGKSLVLINTRESYKIKAIERQIRVTFAAALIPEAAEICGIQLNKLISKVKEIEVKENDIAPFLPAIMADFEDLSKEEVIKKFISAEFNRFIEYYDRAGDLNVSAGRGDRSERGERSERGERGERTRSERPDRGERSERGPRPDRNDANKTRFFVTLGKRDGLNPGGLLRVICDATGMKSAAIGRIDVMPNFSFFEADKSDTDAILQKVNGTDYEGHRLMVEVTQNKPEVERERSSGGAPRSGGFRSGGGDRGGFRKEGGGGGGFRKEGGFSGRRDSSYGKEGGASASRSGSGGDRRSSGGSSAAGGERRSFGKKFGSKSY